A stretch of the Sorangium aterium genome encodes the following:
- a CDS encoding glycoside hydrolase family 1 protein — MGEDLRFPDGFLFGTAASATQVEGHCAQSDWAAFAREPGRVRGGDTPDDACDQLHRFREDVALQARLCMGAHRLSIEWARVEREPGEFDPATWDHYRDVLGAHREAGITPMVTVHHVTLPRWVAQRGGLLSQELPALLSRFAERAVEALGDLCQLWITINEPNMLALQAHLLGVWPPARSSPVEAVRAHQNLFRAHAAMYRAMHEAAGRRGHSISVGVAHHLRVIEPERFGRLADRMWAALFERLFNDAFARAVCDSGLHDFFGVNYYSRDLVRFSPAHARAGFLRRLVPEGAEVSDLGWEIYPEGLGHVLDAWWPRARVPIYITENGIADADDDQRPRFLVRHLAEVARAIERGVDVRGYMHWSLLDGFEWAEGYAPRFGLVEVDRVTQERSPRPSAELYARIARARRIDADGPGGARSERGAAPA; from the coding sequence ATGGGTGAGGATCTGCGCTTCCCGGACGGGTTCCTGTTCGGCACTGCCGCCTCCGCCACACAGGTCGAGGGGCACTGCGCGCAGAGCGACTGGGCCGCGTTCGCGCGCGAGCCGGGGCGCGTCCGCGGCGGCGACACGCCGGACGACGCGTGCGACCAGCTGCACCGCTTCCGCGAGGACGTCGCGCTCCAGGCGCGGCTCTGTATGGGGGCGCACCGGCTCTCCATCGAGTGGGCCCGCGTCGAGCGGGAGCCGGGCGAGTTCGATCCCGCCACGTGGGACCACTACCGGGACGTGCTCGGCGCGCACCGGGAGGCCGGGATCACCCCGATGGTCACCGTCCACCACGTCACCCTGCCGCGCTGGGTCGCGCAGCGGGGCGGCCTGCTCTCGCAGGAGCTGCCGGCGCTCCTCTCGCGCTTCGCCGAGCGCGCCGTCGAGGCGCTCGGCGACCTGTGCCAGCTCTGGATCACCATCAACGAGCCCAACATGCTCGCCCTGCAGGCCCACCTGCTCGGCGTCTGGCCGCCTGCGCGAAGCTCGCCCGTCGAGGCGGTGCGCGCCCACCAGAACCTCTTCCGCGCCCACGCCGCCATGTACCGCGCTATGCACGAGGCCGCGGGCCGGCGCGGGCATTCCATCTCGGTCGGCGTGGCGCACCACCTGCGCGTCATCGAGCCCGAGCGGTTCGGGCGGCTCGCCGACCGCATGTGGGCGGCCCTCTTCGAGCGGCTGTTCAACGACGCCTTCGCGCGCGCCGTCTGCGACAGCGGCCTGCACGACTTCTTCGGCGTGAACTACTACAGCCGCGACCTTGTCCGCTTCTCGCCGGCGCACGCGCGCGCGGGGTTCCTCCGGCGGCTCGTCCCCGAGGGGGCGGAGGTCAGCGATCTCGGCTGGGAGATCTACCCCGAGGGCCTCGGCCACGTGCTCGACGCCTGGTGGCCCCGCGCCCGGGTCCCGATCTACATCACGGAGAACGGCATCGCCGACGCCGACGACGACCAGCGCCCGCGGTTCCTCGTGCGGCACCTCGCGGAGGTCGCGCGGGCCATCGAGCGCGGCGTCGACGTGCGCGGGTACATGCACTGGTCGCTGCTCGACGGCTTCGAGTGGGCCGAGGGGTACGCCCCGCGCTTCGGGCTCGTCGAGGTCGACCGCGTGACCCAGGAGCGCAGCCCGCGGCCGAGCGCCGAGCTCTACGCCCGGATCGCGCGCGCGCGCCGCATCGACGCCGACGGCCCCGGCGGCGCGCGGAGCGAGCGCGGCGCCGCGCCCGCGTGA
- a CDS encoding tetratricopeptide repeat protein has product MLDGPGAGTLGPVCAARCVDAGGARRRARALAAASLAAALLHGAAPARADGVGWATAQAAELTRQAEARAAAGEADVALQRYLEAVRFDATYGPAYLGLGALYERAGDPREAERAYTVGLDHVSAFVEGHRARAALRSREGRREEAIADMEAAAALRGDDGELLQELAAAYVAAGALPAALGVARRLSALAARNGDRALAAAATTQARALSVLVGEADPVRAGGADRGPVRRALARYAAGPARGSAAARHREGR; this is encoded by the coding sequence TTGCTCGACGGGCCCGGCGCCGGTACGCTCGGCCCGGTGTGCGCGGCGCGGTGCGTAGATGCGGGGGGCGCGCGCCGCCGAGCGCGCGCCCTCGCCGCCGCCTCGCTCGCCGCGGCGCTGCTCCACGGGGCCGCGCCGGCCCGGGCGGACGGGGTCGGCTGGGCGACGGCCCAGGCCGCCGAGCTGACGCGCCAGGCCGAGGCCCGCGCCGCGGCCGGCGAGGCCGACGTGGCGCTGCAGCGGTACCTGGAGGCGGTCCGCTTCGACGCGACCTACGGCCCGGCGTACCTCGGGCTGGGCGCGCTGTACGAGCGGGCGGGCGATCCGCGCGAGGCGGAGCGCGCGTATACCGTGGGGCTGGACCACGTGAGCGCCTTCGTCGAGGGCCACCGCGCCAGGGCGGCGCTGCGGTCGCGCGAGGGGCGGCGCGAGGAGGCGATCGCCGACATGGAAGCGGCGGCGGCGCTGCGCGGCGACGACGGCGAGCTGCTCCAGGAGCTCGCAGCCGCGTACGTGGCGGCGGGCGCCCTGCCGGCGGCGCTCGGCGTCGCGCGGCGGCTCTCGGCGCTCGCCGCGCGGAACGGCGATCGCGCCCTCGCGGCCGCGGCGACGACGCAGGCGCGCGCGCTGTCGGTGCTTGTCGGCGAGGCCGATCCGGTGCGCGCCGGCGGCGCCGATCGCGGCCCGGTCCGGCGCGCGCTCGCGCGGTACGCCGCGGGGCCTGCGCGGGGGAGCGCGGCGGCTCGGCATCGCGAAGGGCGGTGA
- a CDS encoding cation diffusion facilitator family transporter: protein MSGPRPAARAARPDPAARPDPATRPDPGVAPAGRAVVDPGAPVSADRRLDPADRARAALRAGRIAALTAGGLALGKLLAGQLGQSMAVTASAVDSLTDLFASSANALAIQLAHAAPDRSHPFGHAKIETLATAGQGLLIGGSGVYLLIEGIRRLLSPEPLRLAAVTLGTMAAAALVTAALVAYLGRVAARTGSSAIQADAVHYRTDIAANLAVFAGVAVTYATGFSRIDGVLSVAVAVYILTSAGTLLRLGVRDLIDTSAPEERVGAIAAALDAMRERGELLGHHALRTRIAGRTLFVEVHIELSGDLPLARAHATGDRARDAILAIEPDAQVLVHIDPERDEPA, encoded by the coding sequence ATGAGCGGACCACGTCCTGCCGCCCGCGCCGCCCGCCCCGACCCCGCCGCCCGCCCCGACCCCGCCACCCGCCCCGACCCCGGCGTTGCGCCCGCCGGCCGCGCCGTCGTCGACCCCGGCGCCCCTGTCTCCGCCGACCGCCGCCTCGACCCTGCCGACCGCGCCCGCGCCGCGCTGCGGGCCGGGCGCATCGCGGCGCTGACCGCCGGCGGCCTCGCCCTCGGCAAGCTCCTCGCCGGCCAGCTCGGACAGTCGATGGCCGTGACCGCGAGCGCCGTCGACTCGCTCACGGATCTCTTCGCCTCCTCTGCGAACGCCCTCGCCATCCAGCTGGCGCACGCCGCGCCCGACCGCTCGCACCCGTTCGGCCACGCGAAGATCGAGACGCTCGCGACCGCCGGCCAGGGCCTGCTCATCGGCGGCTCGGGGGTCTACCTGCTCATCGAGGGGATCCGGCGGCTGCTCTCGCCCGAGCCGCTCCGCCTCGCCGCCGTCACGCTCGGCACGATGGCGGCCGCCGCGCTCGTCACCGCGGCGCTCGTGGCTTACCTCGGCCGCGTCGCCGCGCGCACCGGCTCGAGCGCCATCCAGGCCGACGCCGTCCACTACCGCACCGACATCGCCGCGAACCTCGCGGTCTTCGCCGGCGTCGCCGTCACGTACGCGACGGGCTTCTCCCGCATCGACGGCGTCCTCTCGGTCGCGGTCGCCGTCTACATCCTCACGTCCGCGGGGACCCTCCTCCGGCTCGGCGTGCGCGACCTCATCGACACGAGCGCCCCGGAGGAGCGCGTCGGCGCCATCGCGGCCGCGCTCGACGCCATGCGCGAGCGCGGCGAGCTCCTCGGCCACCACGCGCTCCGTACGCGGATCGCCGGGCGCACGCTGTTCGTCGAGGTGCACATCGAACTCTCGGGCGACCTCCCCCTCGCGCGCGCGCACGCGACCGGCGACCGCGCGCGCGACGCCATCCTCGCCATCGAGCCCGACGCGCAGGTGCTCGTGCACATCGATCCGGAGCGCGACGAGCCGGCGTGA
- a CDS encoding STAS domain-containing protein: MTERDTPGEGAALEALRGVLDAIRDGVLVYSGTGDVAFANARIRELLGDGLAGPEALAIRGGALASGHPLEPLGRAWPDVLGGARKRFTCRAAREDGRAVDLEVLARKVSAAGEELILVELRDVTREKQAERALLESKRQAESAVLVRTEELQRKLRLVEEQERALLELSTPVIQVWEGVLVLPLVGTIDHRRSSLILESLLGSVVETASDRVILDVTGVSVADEVVSGYLLKAVRAARLLGAACSFVGISPAMAQALTRLGLDWSGVETFRDLRAGLKAAIAVRQRAPAAAKPA, from the coding sequence ATGACCGAGCGCGACACGCCGGGGGAGGGCGCGGCGCTCGAGGCGTTGCGGGGCGTGCTCGACGCGATCCGCGACGGCGTCCTCGTCTACAGCGGAACGGGCGATGTCGCGTTCGCGAACGCGCGGATCCGGGAGCTGCTCGGGGACGGCCTCGCCGGGCCGGAGGCGCTGGCGATCCGCGGGGGGGCGCTGGCGAGCGGGCACCCGCTCGAGCCGCTCGGGCGGGCGTGGCCGGACGTGCTCGGCGGCGCGCGCAAGCGGTTCACCTGCCGCGCCGCGCGCGAGGACGGCCGCGCGGTCGACCTCGAGGTGCTCGCGCGCAAGGTGAGCGCCGCGGGCGAGGAGCTGATCCTCGTCGAGCTGCGCGACGTGACGCGAGAGAAGCAGGCCGAGCGGGCGCTCCTCGAAAGCAAGCGGCAGGCGGAGAGCGCGGTCCTCGTGCGCACCGAGGAGCTGCAGAGGAAGCTGCGCCTCGTCGAGGAGCAGGAGCGGGCGCTGCTCGAGCTCTCCACGCCGGTGATCCAGGTCTGGGAAGGCGTGCTCGTCCTGCCGCTCGTGGGCACCATCGACCACCGGCGATCGTCGCTCATCCTGGAGAGCCTGCTCGGCAGCGTCGTGGAGACCGCGTCCGACCGCGTGATCCTCGACGTGACGGGCGTGTCGGTCGCGGACGAGGTCGTCTCGGGCTACCTGCTCAAGGCCGTCCGGGCGGCGCGGCTGCTCGGCGCGGCGTGCTCGTTCGTGGGCATCTCGCCGGCCATGGCGCAGGCGCTCACGCGGCTCGGGCTCGACTGGTCGGGCGTGGAGACCTTCCGGGACCTGCGGGCGGGCCTGAAGGCCGCGATCGCCGTCCGGCAGCGTGCCCCGGCTGCAGCGAAGCCCGCCTGA
- a CDS encoding zinc-dependent alcohol dehydrogenase, with amino-acid sequence MKAVVFHGIGDIRMDDVKEPKIKEPTDAILRITASAICGTDLHFVRGTMPGMVPGTVLGHEAVGVVEELGADVRNLKKGDRVVVPSTIACGYCSYCRAAYYAQCDNANPNGKHAGTAFFGGPAASGPFNGLQAELARIPFAGVGLVKLPNGVSDDQAILLSDIFPTAYFGAELAEIKPGDTVAIFGCGPVGLFTIASAKLMGAGRIIAVDRVPDRLEMAREQGAETVDFSAEDPIEAILRLTGGIGVDRAIDAVGVDAERPHEGPAHKEAKQQAKAFDLEVKQIAPDARTTGDAFRAGDGPSQVLQWAVRCVAKAGTIAVIGVYPQTSRTFPIGEAMNKNLTLQMGNCNHRKYIPKLVDLVQTGQVEPTAILTKKAPLESAIDAYKAFDRRDAGWVKVELRPSRAGAPAHLDRAVA; translated from the coding sequence ATGAAGGCGGTAGTGTTTCACGGCATCGGCGACATCCGGATGGACGACGTCAAGGAGCCGAAGATCAAGGAGCCGACCGACGCGATCCTCCGGATCACGGCGAGCGCCATCTGCGGGACCGATCTCCACTTCGTCCGCGGCACGATGCCAGGGATGGTGCCGGGCACGGTCCTCGGCCACGAGGCGGTCGGCGTCGTCGAGGAGCTCGGCGCCGACGTGCGGAACCTGAAGAAGGGCGATCGCGTCGTCGTGCCCTCGACGATCGCGTGCGGCTATTGCTCGTACTGTCGCGCCGCGTACTACGCGCAGTGCGACAACGCGAACCCGAACGGCAAGCACGCGGGCACGGCGTTCTTCGGCGGCCCCGCCGCATCGGGCCCGTTCAACGGGCTGCAGGCCGAGCTCGCGCGCATCCCGTTCGCCGGCGTCGGCCTCGTCAAGCTGCCGAACGGCGTCAGCGACGACCAGGCCATTCTGCTCTCCGACATCTTCCCGACGGCGTACTTCGGCGCCGAGCTCGCCGAGATCAAGCCCGGCGACACGGTCGCGATCTTCGGCTGCGGCCCTGTCGGCCTGTTCACGATCGCGAGCGCCAAGCTCATGGGCGCGGGGCGCATCATCGCGGTCGATCGCGTGCCCGACCGCCTCGAGATGGCGCGCGAGCAGGGCGCCGAGACCGTCGACTTCTCCGCCGAGGACCCGATCGAGGCCATCCTGCGCCTCACCGGCGGCATCGGCGTGGACCGGGCGATCGACGCCGTGGGCGTCGACGCCGAGCGCCCGCACGAAGGCCCCGCCCACAAGGAGGCGAAGCAGCAGGCCAAGGCGTTCGACCTCGAGGTCAAGCAGATCGCCCCCGACGCGCGGACCACGGGCGACGCCTTCCGCGCCGGCGACGGGCCGTCGCAGGTGCTGCAGTGGGCCGTCCGGTGCGTGGCCAAGGCGGGGACCATCGCCGTCATCGGCGTCTATCCGCAGACGTCGCGCACGTTCCCCATCGGAGAGGCCATGAACAAGAACCTCACCCTCCAGATGGGCAACTGCAATCACAGGAAGTACATCCCGAAGCTCGTGGACCTCGTGCAGACGGGGCAGGTGGAGCCCACCGCGATCCTCACCAAGAAAGCGCCCCTGGAATCGGCGATCGACGCCTACAAGGCCTTCGATCGGCGAGACGCCGGGTGGGTGAAGGTCGAGCTCCGCCCGTCGCGGGCCGGGGCGCCTGCCCACCTGGACCGCGCCGTCGCGTAG
- a CDS encoding AAA family ATPase, with protein MGMSAASPYTIIETLHEGLRTRLLRAVRSSDGRSVILKIIDARRSRPQDVERLKNEYAIGKTLNHEAIVTPLALETYEGLPALVMEDFGGESLDHFIGAPMQTERFLDLAVRIVAGVAELHARGILHKDLKPQNILVNAATGQVKLTDFGLASRLSREQPPAGPPRLIEGSLPYLSPEQTGRMNRAIDSRADLYALGVTFYEMLTGRLPFEARDPLEWVHCHVAREPQPPSAFVPELPEILSAIVLKLLAKMAEDRYQTASSLLHDLERCQAELRATGRIDPFPLAERDVSGCFQIPQKLYGREDEVAALLSAFDRVVGTGAPEIVMVSGYSGIGKSALVSELYKPIVRERGFFISGKFDQHKRDIPYATLVQAFRELVLELLAESEERLAVVRERLLAALGVNGQLIVDVIPQVELVIGRQPPVAALPPTEAQSRFRVVFRRFIGVFTRKAHPLALFLDDLQWADPASLGLLEDLMTHPETRCLLVIGAYRDNEVTRSHPLMLALDRMRKGGASVREIVLGPLSREHLAALVSDTLHCRREDAAPLSDLVHERTGGNPFFAIQFLMALHEERLIEFDVYAEAWRWDVTKIRAKGFTDNVVALMVGKLMRLPASTQEGVKQLACLGHAAKIALLAMVHGRSEGVLHAALWEAVRAGLVVRTDGAYSFLHDRVQEAAYSLIPEDERAAMHLGIGRLLSSRTPPEEIEETIFEIVNQLNRGASLITAPEERERVAELNLVAGERARRATAYASALSYLTVAAELLGGEGWDTRYELAFAIELHLAECETVTGAPAAEERLSALWRRARDLVDAAAVARARVELFTTLTWSDRAVGACLEYLRRVGVAWSPHPTDEEVQREFERLGERLGSRSIEELIDLPPMTDAVSRATVDVLTSTIPPALFTDANLLALILGRAVNLSIEHGNSDASSFAYVYLSTCLGPRFGDYQAAYRFGKLGFDLVEKHGLLRFKARVYATFAFMVLPWTRHLRASIELMRRARDVAQETGDLAYVAYTGSSLVSLLLSGGDLLDEAQREAERELEFARRARFHLIVDIYTGNRRLIRALRGLSPDFSTFNDAEFDEGRFERHLMSDPALTVAACWYWIRKLQGRFYAADHASAVEAASQAERLLGSSASFFEAAEYHFYGALARAAHHDAATADERCRHWDAIIAHHQQLQRWAMSCPENFGNRAALVAAEIARIEDRHLDAERLYEEAIHLARASGFVHNEAVACEVASRFYRARGLDRFADTYLGDARTCYARWGADGKVAQLDRENPHLREPRPTPFTATFAARPEQLDLLSVTKASQAISGEIFLDRLLRTLLEVVLEQGGAQRACIVLSQDGRPSIEAEAALEEGGAVMSTLEPGPVDSSRRLPSSVVDYVWRTEERVILHDATADAGRFSGDVYFARNRPRSLLCMPILRRAEVVGLLFLENNLLAGAFTQERLTVLSLLASQAAISLENARLLSKEQSARTAAETAVRRAAFLAEAGEILSGSLDYGETLSRLARLSVRSLCDWCIIDVVDSGEARPAASAHRDPAKQLLLAELRRRYPPGRDSPHRAARVLGDCEPLLLPEISDELLRRYAEDDGHERLLRELGTHSSITVPLVTRGQPLGVLNVVSSVPGRRYGEADLELVQEVARRAAMAIDNSRLYRAAQEAVRMRDEFLTVATHELNTPMTSLTLTLEAMDRAIRSGRIWDPQAMGRQVDRALRQGARLTRLNSELLDVSQIDAARLRLSVAEVDLREVARDVLARFRQDLERAGCSASLRDGGRIVGRWDRSRVDQIVTNLLANAIKFGAGKPIEVVLGEEAGMAWLSVRDQGIGVDPARQECIFERFERAVSNRHYGGLGLGLYISRRIAEAHGGSIRVQSAPGAGAMFIVELPRAGPPRTVDPSALPS; from the coding sequence ATGGGGATGAGCGCCGCCTCGCCATACACGATCATCGAGACCCTCCACGAGGGCCTGAGGACCAGGCTGCTCCGTGCGGTCCGGAGCTCCGATGGCCGCTCGGTGATCTTGAAGATCATCGACGCGAGGCGCAGCCGCCCGCAGGACGTCGAGCGCCTGAAGAACGAGTACGCGATCGGCAAGACGCTGAATCACGAGGCCATCGTGACGCCGCTCGCCCTCGAGACGTATGAGGGGCTGCCAGCGCTCGTCATGGAGGATTTCGGCGGCGAGTCGCTCGATCACTTCATCGGCGCGCCGATGCAGACCGAGCGGTTCCTCGACCTGGCGGTCCGTATCGTGGCCGGCGTGGCGGAGCTCCACGCGCGGGGCATCCTTCACAAGGATCTCAAGCCCCAGAACATCCTCGTGAACGCGGCCACCGGCCAGGTCAAGCTCACCGACTTCGGCCTCGCGTCCCGCCTCTCCCGCGAGCAGCCGCCGGCGGGGCCTCCGCGGCTCATCGAGGGCTCGTTGCCGTACCTGTCTCCGGAGCAGACAGGGCGCATGAATCGCGCGATCGACAGCCGCGCCGACCTCTATGCGCTCGGCGTGACCTTCTACGAGATGCTCACGGGGCGCCTGCCCTTCGAGGCGCGCGACCCACTCGAGTGGGTGCACTGCCATGTCGCCCGCGAGCCGCAGCCGCCCTCCGCGTTCGTCCCCGAGTTGCCCGAGATCCTCTCCGCGATCGTCCTGAAGCTCCTCGCCAAGATGGCGGAGGATCGCTACCAGACCGCGAGCAGCCTGCTGCATGACCTCGAGCGGTGCCAGGCGGAGCTCCGGGCCACCGGCAGGATCGATCCGTTCCCCCTGGCCGAGCGCGACGTCTCCGGCTGCTTCCAGATCCCTCAGAAGCTCTATGGCCGCGAGGACGAGGTCGCCGCGCTGCTGTCCGCGTTCGATCGCGTGGTCGGCACGGGAGCCCCGGAGATCGTCATGGTCTCTGGTTATTCCGGGATCGGCAAGAGCGCGCTGGTGAGCGAGCTGTACAAGCCGATCGTCCGCGAGCGGGGATTCTTCATCTCGGGGAAGTTCGACCAGCACAAGCGCGATATCCCGTACGCGACGCTCGTCCAGGCCTTCCGGGAGCTGGTGCTCGAGCTCCTTGCCGAGAGCGAGGAGCGGCTCGCGGTCGTCCGGGAGCGGCTGCTCGCCGCCCTCGGGGTCAACGGACAGCTCATCGTGGACGTGATCCCGCAGGTCGAGCTCGTCATCGGGCGGCAGCCGCCGGTCGCCGCGCTGCCGCCGACCGAGGCGCAGAGCCGGTTCCGCGTCGTGTTCCGGCGATTCATCGGGGTATTCACCCGGAAGGCGCACCCCCTCGCGCTCTTTCTCGACGATCTCCAGTGGGCCGATCCCGCGAGCCTCGGGCTCCTCGAAGATCTGATGACGCACCCCGAGACGCGGTGTCTGCTCGTCATCGGCGCCTACCGCGACAACGAGGTGACCCGCTCCCACCCGCTGATGCTGGCGCTCGATCGGATGCGGAAGGGGGGCGCGAGCGTCCGGGAGATCGTGCTTGGCCCGCTCTCGCGCGAGCACCTCGCCGCGCTCGTCAGCGACACGCTGCACTGCCGCCGCGAGGACGCCGCGCCGCTCTCGGACCTCGTCCACGAGAGGACGGGCGGCAACCCCTTCTTCGCGATCCAGTTTCTCATGGCGCTCCACGAGGAGCGCCTGATCGAGTTCGACGTCTACGCAGAGGCCTGGCGGTGGGACGTCACGAAGATCCGCGCCAAGGGCTTCACCGACAACGTGGTGGCCCTGATGGTCGGGAAGCTCATGCGGCTCCCGGCCAGCACCCAGGAAGGAGTGAAGCAGCTCGCCTGTCTGGGACACGCCGCAAAGATCGCGCTCCTGGCGATGGTCCATGGCCGCTCGGAGGGGGTGTTGCACGCGGCCCTCTGGGAGGCCGTCCGCGCAGGGCTCGTCGTCCGCACGGACGGCGCGTACAGCTTTCTCCACGACCGCGTCCAGGAGGCGGCCTATTCGCTCATCCCCGAGGACGAGCGGGCGGCGATGCACCTCGGGATCGGCCGTCTGCTCTCATCGCGGACGCCGCCCGAGGAGATCGAGGAAACGATCTTCGAGATCGTGAATCAGCTCAACCGCGGCGCCTCGCTGATCACGGCACCGGAGGAGCGCGAGCGCGTGGCCGAGCTCAACCTCGTCGCGGGCGAGCGCGCCAGGAGAGCCACGGCGTACGCCTCGGCGCTGAGCTATCTCACGGTCGCCGCCGAGCTCCTCGGAGGTGAAGGCTGGGACACGCGGTACGAGCTCGCCTTCGCGATCGAGCTCCACCTGGCCGAGTGCGAGACCGTCACCGGCGCCCCGGCGGCGGAGGAGCGGCTCTCCGCGCTCTGGCGCCGCGCGCGGGACCTCGTCGACGCGGCCGCCGTCGCGCGCGCTCGTGTCGAGCTCTTCACGACCCTCACCTGGAGCGACCGCGCCGTCGGCGCGTGCCTTGAATACCTCCGGCGCGTCGGCGTCGCGTGGTCGCCGCACCCGACGGACGAGGAGGTCCAGCGGGAGTTCGAGCGGCTAGGGGAGCGGCTCGGGAGCCGCTCGATCGAGGAGCTCATCGATCTGCCCCCGATGACCGATGCGGTCTCGCGGGCGACCGTGGACGTCCTCACGTCGACCATCCCGCCGGCGCTCTTCACCGACGCCAATCTGCTCGCCCTCATCCTGGGTCGCGCCGTGAACCTCAGCATCGAGCACGGAAACAGCGACGCCTCGTCCTTCGCCTACGTCTACCTCAGCACGTGCCTCGGCCCGCGCTTCGGCGACTACCAGGCGGCGTACCGCTTCGGCAAGCTGGGCTTCGATCTGGTGGAGAAGCACGGATTGCTCCGCTTCAAGGCCCGCGTCTACGCGACCTTCGCGTTCATGGTCCTGCCCTGGACGAGGCACCTGCGCGCCAGCATCGAGCTCATGCGGCGCGCCCGCGACGTGGCGCAGGAGACAGGCGACCTCGCGTATGTGGCCTATACCGGAAGCTCCCTGGTCTCGCTCCTGCTCTCGGGCGGCGATCTGCTCGACGAAGCGCAGCGCGAAGCCGAGAGAGAGCTCGAGTTCGCGCGGAGGGCGAGGTTCCATCTCATCGTCGACATCTATACGGGAAACCGCCGGCTCATCAGGGCGCTCCGGGGCCTCTCGCCGGACTTCTCCACCTTCAACGACGCGGAGTTCGACGAGGGCCGGTTCGAGCGGCACCTCATGAGCGATCCCGCGCTGACGGTCGCCGCCTGCTGGTACTGGATCCGCAAGCTGCAAGGGCGCTTCTACGCGGCGGACCACGCCTCCGCCGTCGAGGCAGCCTCGCAGGCAGAGCGGCTCCTCGGGTCGTCGGCGTCGTTCTTCGAGGCGGCGGAGTACCATTTCTATGGAGCGCTCGCGCGGGCAGCCCACCACGACGCGGCGACCGCCGACGAGCGCTGCCGGCACTGGGATGCCATCATCGCCCACCACCAGCAGCTCCAGCGCTGGGCGATGAGCTGTCCCGAGAACTTCGGGAACCGCGCGGCGCTGGTCGCCGCCGAGATCGCGCGAATCGAGGACCGGCACCTCGACGCCGAGCGCCTCTACGAAGAGGCCATCCACCTGGCGCGCGCCAGCGGCTTCGTCCACAACGAGGCGGTCGCCTGCGAGGTCGCGTCTCGGTTCTACCGAGCACGGGGGCTCGACAGGTTCGCCGACACCTACCTGGGCGACGCGCGGACCTGCTACGCCCGCTGGGGCGCCGACGGCAAGGTGGCGCAGCTCGACAGGGAGAATCCGCACCTCCGAGAGCCGAGGCCCACCCCGTTCACCGCCACCTTCGCGGCTCGGCCCGAGCAGCTCGACCTGCTCTCGGTGACCAAGGCCTCGCAGGCCATCTCGGGCGAGATCTTCCTCGACAGGCTCCTTCGCACGCTGCTCGAGGTCGTGCTCGAGCAGGGCGGCGCGCAGAGGGCCTGCATCGTCCTGAGTCAGGACGGAAGGCCCTCGATCGAAGCGGAGGCCGCGCTCGAGGAGGGAGGGGCGGTGATGAGCACCCTCGAGCCGGGGCCGGTGGATTCCTCGCGGCGCCTCCCCTCGTCGGTGGTCGACTACGTGTGGCGGACGGAGGAGCGCGTCATCCTGCACGACGCGACCGCCGATGCGGGCAGGTTCTCCGGCGACGTCTACTTCGCGCGGAATCGGCCCAGATCGCTCCTCTGCATGCCCATCCTGAGGCGAGCCGAGGTGGTGGGCCTGCTCTTCCTCGAGAACAACCTCCTCGCCGGCGCGTTCACGCAGGAGAGGCTCACCGTCCTCTCGCTCCTCGCCTCGCAGGCGGCGATTTCCCTGGAGAACGCGCGGCTCCTCTCGAAGGAGCAGTCTGCCCGGACCGCGGCGGAGACGGCCGTGCGGCGCGCGGCGTTCCTGGCCGAGGCCGGGGAGATCCTTTCCGGGTCGCTCGATTACGGGGAGACGCTGTCGCGGCTCGCGCGGCTGTCGGTGCGATCGCTCTGCGACTGGTGCATCATCGATGTCGTCGACAGTGGAGAGGCCCGGCCCGCGGCCTCGGCTCACAGAGATCCTGCGAAGCAGCTTTTGCTCGCGGAGCTACGACGGCGATACCCTCCTGGCCGGGATTCGCCCCACCGGGCGGCCCGCGTCCTCGGGGACTGCGAGCCGCTCCTGCTCCCCGAGATCTCCGACGAGCTCCTCCGCAGATACGCCGAGGACGACGGGCACGAAAGGCTCCTCCGCGAGCTCGGGACGCATAGCTCCATCACCGTGCCGCTCGTGACGCGGGGACAGCCGCTCGGGGTGCTGAACGTCGTCTCGTCCGTACCGGGGCGCCGCTACGGGGAGGCAGATCTCGAGCTCGTGCAGGAAGTTGCGCGCCGGGCGGCGATGGCGATCGACAATTCGCGGCTCTACCGTGCCGCCCAGGAGGCCGTCCGGATGCGGGACGAGTTCCTGACGGTGGCGACGCACGAGCTCAACACGCCGATGACGTCGCTCACGCTCACGCTCGAGGCGATGGATAGGGCCATCCGGTCGGGTCGGATCTGGGATCCGCAGGCCATGGGCAGGCAGGTCGACCGCGCGCTGCGGCAGGGAGCGCGCCTGACCCGCCTGAACAGCGAGCTCCTCGATGTCTCGCAGATCGACGCGGCTCGGCTGAGGCTCAGCGTCGCCGAGGTCGACCTCCGGGAGGTCGCCCGCGACGTGCTCGCGCGGTTTAGGCAGGATCTGGAGCGCGCCGGGTGCTCGGCCTCGCTCCGGGACGGCGGCCGGATCGTGGGCCGCTGGGATCGCTCTCGCGTCGATCAAATCGTGACGAACCTGCTCGCCAATGCGATCAAGTTCGGCGCAGGCAAGCCCATCGAGGTCGTCCTCGGCGAGGAGGCCGGAATGGCGTGGCTCTCGGTCAGGGATCAGGGGATCGGCGTCGATCCGGCGCGCCAGGAGTGCATCTTCGAGCGCTTCGAGCGCGCCGTGTCCAACCGGCACTACGGCGGGCTGGGGCTCGGCCTCTACATCAGCCGCAGGATCGCGGAGGCGCACGGCGGCTCGATCCGCGTCCAGAGCGCGCCCGGCGCCGGCGCCATGTTCATCGTCGAGCTGCCGCGCGCCGGGCCGCCGCGCACGGTCGATCCGAGCGCTCTGCCGAGCTGA